From the genome of Biomphalaria glabrata chromosome 1, xgBioGlab47.1, whole genome shotgun sequence, one region includes:
- the LOC106065392 gene encoding uncharacterized protein LOC106065392, with product MFSRDDGRPIVQAPMESPLNCAHTYSRRADMLSKNKNYEEAIVCHRKAADCLLQAMSSDTSSTLLESLALQHKAYLSQIDRLHAKSELLELMNRNSKTTPSVSRSTQTDGLRILDTPESVACDEETICEILRENDDIMRRVSLRTVENGNLFNNSHKSSCISNDFFNDNKIDGDLCLSNMESPSLQEIVKLNNRLSSAVRSLLKELGSTKAEKKQMEEKLGESQELLGQGSGVLTFSSLTLPPLEVSYPELANSSLQT from the exons gcACATACATATAGCAGACGTGCTGACATgctttccaaaaacaaaaattatgaagAGGCAATTGTCTGTCATAGAAAGGCCGCTG aCTGCTTGCTGCAAGCTATGAGTTCTGACACTTCATCAACTCTTTTAGAATCTCTGGCACTCCAGCATAAAGCTTACTTGTCCCAGATTGACAGGCTGCATGCTAAAAGTGAGCTGCTTGAATTAATGAACCGTAACAGCAAAACCACTCCTTCTGTAAGCAGGTCAACTCAGACAGACGGACTTCGTATTCTTGATACACCCGAGTCCGTTGCTTGTGACGAGGAAACTATTTGTGAGATTTTGCGAGAAAATGATGACATTATGAGAAGGGTGTCTTTAAGGACTGTAGAAAACGGCaatctttttaataatagtcATAAGTCTAGTTGCATATCTAATGACTTTTTTAATGATAACAAAATAGATGGGGATTTATGTCTCAGCAATATGGAGTCCCCATCTCTTCAGGAAATTGTTAAGCTTAACAATAGGCTTAGCAGTGCTGTAAGGAGTTTGTTAAAAGAGCTTGGATCAACAAAAgctgaaaaaaagcaaatggaAGAGAAGCTGGGGGAGAGTCAGGAGCTTCTTGGCCAAGGGTCTGGTGTTCTGACATTTTCAAGTCTTACACTGCCTCCACTAGAAGTCTCTTATCCAGAACTGGCTAATTCCAGCTTACAAACATAA